The following coding sequences lie in one Chlamydiales bacterium genomic window:
- a CDS encoding ABC transporter ATP-binding protein has protein sequence MNTLPGKLLPFLWYFSKKHSLHLLGLIFVAIFWAIDLSLSPYMVKLIIDGVSSWEPGVDSLFYTVGMPSIAYVALALFIGIVFRFYDYVMIKLAPIMKNEIILEMFNYIIDHSYSYFQQNFSGSLSNKINDISKGSVKIITEFVDLFLSRFFCLIAAIITMYLVHASFAITLTLWTVLFISISLLLSRKSQEYSKVYSESKSHVMGKIVDCITNVLNIKLFARKEYEKRYLKKYLDDAAIKDQSLHWYLLKLKAFQALAITLLIAFMLWLLINARIKEEVTIGDFALILGLTMSIVDQLFTVAQELINFSEDLGTCSQALSIISTPHDLIDAPNATTLNVTRGEIIFDKVHFRYRKGHNIFTDKSIIIHSGEKVGFVGFSGSGKSTFINLILRFFSINSGKILIDGQDITTVTQDSLRSQIAMIPQDPILFHRSLMENIRYGKPEASDEEVIESSKKAHCHEFIEKLKGGYSSLVGERGIKLSGGQRQRIAIARAILKDAPILILDEATSSLDSITENYIQESLTKLMENRTTIVVAHRLSTLFNMDRILVFNHGKVVEEGNHQELIANNSHYAKLWNMQAGGFLSNKP, from the coding sequence ATGAATACGCTTCCAGGAAAACTACTTCCCTTTCTATGGTATTTTAGTAAAAAGCACTCGCTTCACTTACTAGGACTCATATTTGTCGCCATCTTTTGGGCAATTGACCTCTCCTTATCTCCTTACATGGTAAAACTTATTATCGACGGTGTTTCTTCTTGGGAACCAGGGGTGGACAGCCTTTTTTATACAGTGGGAATGCCGTCTATAGCCTATGTTGCGCTTGCTCTCTTCATAGGTATCGTTTTTCGTTTTTATGATTATGTCATGATAAAACTTGCACCCATCATGAAAAATGAGATCATTCTAGAGATGTTCAACTACATTATCGACCACTCCTATAGCTACTTTCAACAAAACTTTTCGGGTAGCCTTTCAAACAAAATCAATGATATCTCAAAAGGCTCTGTTAAAATCATCACAGAATTCGTCGATCTTTTTCTCTCGCGCTTTTTCTGCCTTATTGCAGCAATCATTACCATGTACCTCGTGCATGCCTCTTTTGCAATTACACTTACTCTATGGACCGTTTTATTTATCTCTATCTCATTGCTTTTATCCAGAAAATCACAAGAGTACTCAAAAGTTTATTCGGAATCAAAAAGCCATGTGATGGGAAAAATTGTTGACTGCATCACCAATGTGCTGAATATCAAACTCTTTGCAAGAAAAGAGTATGAAAAGCGCTATCTAAAAAAGTACTTAGATGATGCAGCAATAAAAGATCAAAGCCTGCATTGGTACCTATTAAAGCTAAAAGCTTTCCAGGCGCTTGCAATCACCCTACTCATTGCTTTCATGCTATGGCTTTTAATCAATGCTCGCATCAAAGAAGAGGTCACAATTGGCGACTTTGCGCTTATTTTAGGGCTTACTATGTCTATTGTTGATCAACTTTTTACTGTAGCTCAAGAGCTCATCAATTTCTCTGAAGATTTAGGGACATGTAGCCAAGCGCTTTCCATCATATCTACACCTCACGACCTTATAGATGCTCCCAATGCAACCACCTTAAACGTCACACGCGGTGAAATCATATTTGATAAAGTACATTTTCGTTATCGAAAAGGTCACAATATTTTTACGGATAAATCAATCATCATTCACTCTGGAGAAAAAGTAGGTTTTGTTGGATTTTCTGGAAGTGGAAAAAGCACATTCATCAACCTCATACTACGCTTTTTTTCCATAAACTCTGGAAAAATTTTGATCGATGGACAAGATATTACGACAGTAACCCAAGACTCTCTTCGCAGTCAAATTGCCATGATCCCTCAAGATCCCATCTTATTTCATCGCTCACTCATGGAAAATATTCGTTATGGAAAACCAGAGGCTAGTGATGAAGAGGTCATCGAATCATCAAAAAAAGCGCATTGCCATGAATTTATCGAAAAGCTAAAGGGGGGTTATTCATCTCTTGTTGGAGAAAGAGGGATCAAACTCTCAGGAGGACAAAGACAGCGCATAGCTATTGCAAGAGCCATTTTAAAAGATGCTCCTATCTTGATTTTAGATGAAGCAACTTCCTCTCTTGATTCTATTACAGAAAACTACATTCAAGAAAGCCTTACAAAGCTTATGGAAAACAGAACCACCATAGTTGTGGCTCACCGTCTATCCACCCTTTTTAACATGGACCGCATACTTGTATTTAACCATGGTAAAGTCGTAGAAGAGGGCAATCACCAAGAGCTTATTGCAAATAACAGTCATTACGCAAAGCTATGGAACATGCAAGCGGGCGGCTTTCTCTCAAATAAGCCTTAA